A single Flavobacterium sp. 1 DNA region contains:
- a CDS encoding glycoside hydrolase family 13 protein has translation MKKVIILLFFISASVFAQIDRVEPPFWYAGMHNPELQIMFYGKNIAENEVTVSNSIVVKEVKKTENPNYLFVTIDTKNVTAQDFVFSFSKNKKVAFTKKYSLKQRRENSASRKGYDASDLIYLVMSDRFANGNSKNDSDKSVTEKGNRALPGGRHGGDIAGMIQHLDYLKELGATALWPTPLCEDNDKAYSYHTYGQSDVYKIDPRFGTNEEYVQLSAELHKRDMKLIMDYVTNHWGAEHWMMKDLPTYEWVHQFPGYAQTNYRMTTQFDTNASQIDAKICMDGWFVKSMPDLNQSNPLVNTYLKQNAIWWIEYADLDGFRVDTYSYCDKKGIAEWTKAITDEYPNFNIVGEVWMHDQAQMAYWQKDSKIAAIQDYNSNLPSVMDFTLQDATSVIFNEDAGAWDKGMIKVYENFTNDFLYPNINSIMTFVENHDTNRFNEIYQKDLSKYKMAMTLLATVRGIPQIYYGSEIAMAGNKDKEGDAAIRQDFPGGWAGDSNNAFAKAGRTLEQQQFFDFSSQLFNWRKSNDAVHFGKMKHYIPENNVYVYFRYTDSKSVMVVINNNKESKTFPTNRFQESIANYKTGNDVLSGKSIDLKNDITIEGKAVLILELK, from the coding sequence ATGAAGAAAGTGATCATCTTATTATTTTTCATCTCTGCATCAGTTTTTGCACAAATTGATAGGGTTGAACCTCCTTTTTGGTATGCAGGAATGCACAATCCAGAATTGCAGATTATGTTTTACGGCAAAAATATTGCTGAAAACGAAGTGACAGTATCTAATAGTATTGTTGTCAAAGAGGTCAAAAAAACCGAAAATCCAAATTATCTTTTTGTTACGATTGACACTAAAAATGTGACGGCACAAGATTTTGTTTTTTCATTTTCTAAAAACAAAAAAGTAGCTTTTACCAAAAAATACAGTCTAAAACAAAGAAGAGAAAATTCGGCTTCAAGAAAAGGTTATGATGCTTCCGATTTGATTTATTTGGTAATGTCCGATCGTTTTGCCAATGGAAATTCAAAAAATGACAGCGACAAATCGGTTACCGAAAAAGGAAACAGAGCGCTTCCCGGCGGAAGACACGGAGGAGATATTGCAGGAATGATTCAGCATCTGGATTATCTTAAAGAATTAGGAGCTACGGCACTTTGGCCAACACCGCTTTGCGAAGACAATGATAAAGCGTATTCCTATCACACTTACGGACAATCGGATGTTTACAAAATAGATCCGCGTTTTGGAACGAATGAAGAATATGTGCAGCTTTCAGCAGAATTGCATAAACGTGACATGAAATTGATCATGGATTATGTAACCAATCATTGGGGAGCTGAACATTGGATGATGAAGGATTTGCCAACTTATGAATGGGTGCATCAATTCCCAGGATACGCTCAAACCAATTACAGAATGACCACGCAGTTTGATACCAATGCGTCCCAAATTGATGCTAAAATATGTATGGATGGTTGGTTTGTAAAATCAATGCCTGACTTGAATCAGTCCAATCCATTGGTGAATACCTACTTGAAACAAAACGCCATTTGGTGGATAGAATATGCCGATTTGGATGGTTTTCGTGTAGATACATATTCGTATTGCGACAAGAAAGGAATTGCCGAATGGACAAAAGCAATCACTGATGAGTACCCAAATTTTAATATCGTTGGGGAAGTTTGGATGCACGACCAAGCACAGATGGCGTATTGGCAAAAAGACAGCAAAATAGCGGCTATTCAAGACTATAATTCGAACTTGCCTTCTGTTATGGATTTTACTTTACAAGATGCCACAAGTGTTATTTTTAATGAAGATGCAGGAGCTTGGGATAAAGGAATGATAAAAGTATACGAGAATTTCACCAATGATTTTTTATATCCGAATATCAATAGCATTATGACGTTTGTCGAAAATCATGATACCAATCGTTTTAATGAAATTTACCAAAAAGATTTGTCGAAATATAAAATGGCAATGACATTATTGGCAACAGTTCGTGGAATTCCACAGATTTATTATGGTTCTGAGATTGCAATGGCAGGAAATAAAGATAAAGAAGGAGATGCTGCCATTCGTCAGGATTTCCCAGGAGGCTGGGCAGGAGACAGTAATAATGCTTTCGCAAAAGCGGGAAGAACGCTTGAGCAACAACAGTTTTTTGATTTCTCATCTCAATTGTTCAATTGGAGAAAATCGAATGATGCTGTGCATTTTGGAAAAATGAAACACTACATTCCAGAAAACAATGTTTATGTTTATTTCAGATATACCGATTCAAAATCAGTTATGGTGGTCATCAATAACAATAAAGAATCTAAAACTTTTCCAACCAATCGTTTTCAAGAAAGTATCGCAAATTATAAAACCGGAAATGATGTACTTTCAGGAAAATCTATTGATTTGAAAAATGATATTACTATTGAAGGGAAAGCTGTTTTGATTTTAGAATTGAAATAA
- a CDS encoding glycerophosphodiester phosphodiesterase family protein gives MNKILKIGHRGAKGYEPENTLVSFEKAIEMGADGIELDVHLSLDGHLIVIHDETIDRTTNGKGVVNQLTLQELKSFKINEKYRIPTLEEVLDLVDQKCFVNIELKNQDTAEKVVELIEHYISDKNWNNNHFLVSSFDWNALQQVRFLNENIRIGVLTETDMDLAISFARFLKAEALHPDFQLLTNEYTAKIQEKGIQVFPWTVNEIDAIQRMKSFNVDGIITDFLDRV, from the coding sequence ATGAACAAAATTCTCAAAATTGGACATCGAGGAGCGAAAGGCTATGAACCCGAAAACACTTTGGTTTCGTTTGAAAAAGCAATCGAAATGGGAGCAGACGGAATCGAATTGGATGTACATTTAAGCTTAGATGGTCATTTGATTGTGATCCACGATGAAACAATTGACAGAACGACCAATGGTAAAGGAGTTGTGAACCAATTGACATTGCAGGAATTAAAATCTTTTAAAATCAATGAAAAATACAGGATTCCAACATTGGAAGAAGTTTTGGATTTGGTCGATCAAAAGTGTTTTGTAAATATTGAATTAAAAAATCAGGATACAGCCGAGAAAGTAGTTGAATTGATAGAACATTATATTTCGGATAAAAATTGGAATAATAATCATTTTCTAGTGTCCAGTTTTGATTGGAATGCCCTGCAGCAAGTTCGATTTTTAAATGAAAATATCCGAATTGGGGTTTTAACAGAAACCGATATGGATCTGGCCATCTCCTTCGCCCGATTCCTCAAAGCCGAAGCATTGCATCCCGATTTTCAATTATTGACCAATGAATATACTGCCAAAATTCAAGAGAAAGGGATTCAGGTTTTCCCTTGGACAGTAAATGAAATTGATGCTATTCAAAGAATGAAATCATTCAACGTAGATGGGATAATCACCGATTTTTTGGACAGGGTTTAA
- a CDS encoding HlyD family secretion protein, translating to MSDNKAIELRSEEVQEILTRVPHWMIRWGSIVILLILCSLFFVSWMLKYPDIISTPIVITTNIPPEKLVAKMPGKIEAILVKDRANISKNTPLAIIENSANYKDVFLLKSIVDSIDIDKSKFPFEKLKSAQLGEIESFFAVFQKESIADDLNTKLQPYQVEGTAQSYEAIQLKERLGLLESQKSINQNELVLEKSDLERYQGLFNKGIIATQELEKHKLTYLQVERNFKSLLSTISQLKSSLNELNKNSKTTQINESKENVNLQRNVIQAFYQLKKAIKDWELNYVLRSSIDGKVSFLQLWAENQTVNAGDNVFAIIPTNERGYIGKVKAPAQNSGKIKIGQTVNIRLANYPDREFGIIKGIVSAISLTPDKDGNLLINVSLPNGLQTSYKKQIVFQQEMSGTADIVTEDLRLIERLLYQFRDVFKR from the coding sequence ATGTCAGATAATAAAGCAATAGAATTAAGAAGTGAAGAAGTACAAGAAATCCTTACACGAGTGCCACATTGGATGATTCGTTGGGGTTCGATTGTGATTTTATTAATCTTGTGTTCTCTTTTTTTTGTTTCTTGGATGCTCAAATATCCCGATATTATTTCAACTCCAATTGTTATCACTACCAATATTCCACCTGAAAAATTAGTTGCTAAAATGCCTGGGAAAATAGAAGCTATTTTGGTAAAAGATAGAGCAAATATTTCTAAAAACACACCTCTTGCCATTATTGAAAATTCTGCCAATTATAAAGATGTATTCTTATTGAAAAGTATTGTTGACAGCATTGATATTGATAAAAGTAAATTTCCGTTTGAGAAATTAAAGTCAGCACAACTTGGCGAAATCGAAAGCTTCTTTGCCGTGTTTCAAAAAGAAAGCATCGCAGATGATTTGAATACTAAATTGCAGCCATATCAAGTGGAAGGCACTGCTCAAAGCTATGAGGCTATACAACTAAAAGAGCGATTGGGTTTATTAGAATCCCAAAAAAGCATCAATCAAAATGAATTGGTTTTAGAAAAAAGTGATTTAGAAAGATACCAAGGTTTATTCAACAAAGGAATTATTGCTACACAGGAATTAGAAAAGCATAAATTAACTTATCTTCAAGTTGAAAGAAATTTCAAGAGTTTGTTAAGCACTATTTCACAATTGAAATCGTCATTGAATGAACTCAATAAAAACAGTAAAACCACTCAAATTAACGAAAGCAAAGAGAATGTAAACCTACAACGCAATGTTATCCAAGCCTTTTATCAACTCAAAAAAGCGATTAAAGATTGGGAGTTAAATTATGTTTTACGCTCATCGATTGATGGAAAAGTTAGTTTTTTACAACTTTGGGCAGAAAATCAAACCGTAAATGCTGGCGACAATGTATTTGCTATTATTCCAACAAATGAAAGGGGTTATATTGGTAAAGTAAAAGCTCCGGCACAAAATTCAGGAAAAATAAAAATAGGTCAAACTGTTAATATCAGATTGGCAAATTATCCTGATAGAGAGTTTGGAATAATCAAAGGAATTGTAAGTGCTATTTCATTAACCCCTGATAAAGATGGTAATTTATTGATTAATGTTTCGTTGCCAAACGGATTGCAAACTTCCTATAAAAAACAAATTGTCTTTCAACAAGAAATGAGCGGTACTGCCGACATAGTAACCGAGGATTTACGACTGATTGAACGATTATTATATCAATTTAGGGATGTTTTCAAAAGATAA
- a CDS encoding peptidase domain-containing ABC transporter, with product MKKFPNYIQAESKDCGPTCLKIIAKHYGKTINIQELRDYSETTREGSNMMMLSDAAEKIGFRSIGVKLSLVKLQEAPLPCVLFWNKNHYVILYKIKKGVYYISDPAIGLLEYNEKDFLKFWIGNNATKTTEEGIALLLEPIPKFYQSEFESEDKKGFGFGLLFKYIYPYKSFVIQLIIGLAAGSLLQLIFPFLTQSIVDVGIQNQNIQFIYLILFAQLFLFAGRTALELIRSWILLHLSARINISLISDFFIKLMNLPISFFDVRMTGDIMQRINDHYRIQKILTTSSLDVLFSVVNMFIMGGILAYYNLKIFAVFFAGSFLYFLWIILFLKRREKLDYKRFAEVSQEQSKVIELINGMQEIKLHNAEKQKRWGWEYVQARLFKVSMKGLILEQTQSIGSNFINELKNIFIIFLSAKLVIDGSITLGMMMAISSIVGSLNGPVFQLIGFIRELQDAKISLARLSEIHNKEDEIQQEKTQTHDIPKAADIVIKDLSYRYIGSDVNVLENLNLIIPANKVTAIVGTSGSGKTTLMKLLLKFYEPNSGEILVDKTPLKTIAQKTWRSHVGTVMQEGYIFNDTIANNIAIGVDIVKKERLVYAADVANIKNFIQDYPLGYNTKIGMEGVGMSTGQKQRLLIARAVYKNPEMLFFDEATSSLDANNEKEIMQKLGVFFKNKTVVVIAHRLSTVMNADQIVVLEKGKIIEIGNHQELIQLKGSYYELVRNQLQLGT from the coding sequence TTGAAGAAATTTCCCAACTATATACAAGCTGAATCTAAAGACTGTGGTCCAACTTGTCTAAAAATCATTGCCAAACATTATGGTAAAACTATAAATATACAAGAACTACGAGATTATAGCGAAACCACACGTGAGGGGAGCAATATGATGATGTTAAGCGATGCTGCCGAAAAAATAGGCTTTCGATCAATAGGTGTAAAATTGTCTTTAGTAAAATTACAAGAAGCACCATTGCCTTGTGTCTTGTTCTGGAACAAAAATCATTATGTTATTCTCTATAAAATTAAAAAAGGTGTTTATTATATTTCTGACCCCGCTATTGGGTTACTAGAATACAACGAAAAAGATTTTTTAAAATTCTGGATTGGAAATAATGCAACGAAAACTACTGAAGAGGGTATTGCATTATTGCTCGAACCAATACCAAAATTTTATCAATCAGAATTTGAAAGTGAAGACAAAAAAGGATTTGGTTTTGGTTTGCTTTTCAAATATATATATCCCTATAAATCGTTTGTAATCCAGTTAATTATTGGATTAGCAGCAGGAAGTTTGTTGCAACTTATTTTCCCTTTTCTTACCCAAAGTATTGTAGATGTTGGCATACAAAATCAGAATATTCAATTTATCTATTTAATACTGTTTGCACAGCTGTTCCTTTTTGCAGGACGAACCGCATTAGAATTGATTCGTAGTTGGATTTTGTTGCACTTGTCGGCAAGGATAAATATTTCGTTAATTTCTGATTTTTTTATTAAATTAATGAATTTGCCTATCTCCTTTTTTGATGTCAGAATGACGGGCGATATTATGCAGCGTATAAATGATCATTACAGAATACAAAAAATATTGACAACTTCGTCGTTAGATGTTTTGTTTTCTGTCGTCAATATGTTTATTATGGGGGGCATTTTAGCTTATTATAATCTCAAAATATTTGCAGTTTTTTTTGCTGGAAGTTTTCTTTATTTTCTTTGGATCATCTTATTTCTCAAACGCAGAGAAAAACTAGACTACAAGCGTTTTGCTGAAGTTTCACAAGAACAAAGTAAAGTAATAGAACTCATAAATGGAATGCAAGAAATAAAACTCCACAATGCCGAAAAACAGAAACGTTGGGGGTGGGAATATGTGCAAGCACGATTATTCAAAGTATCGATGAAAGGCTTGATATTGGAGCAAACGCAAAGCATAGGTTCAAATTTTATCAACGAACTCAAAAATATTTTTATTATATTTCTGTCAGCAAAATTAGTTATTGATGGCTCGATAACACTCGGAATGATGATGGCTATTTCTAGTATTGTTGGCAGTTTAAATGGTCCCGTTTTTCAATTGATTGGTTTCATTCGAGAACTGCAAGATGCAAAAATATCCTTAGCCAGACTTTCAGAAATTCACAACAAAGAAGATGAAATCCAGCAAGAAAAAACACAAACACATGATATACCAAAAGCTGCTGATATTGTAATAAAAGATTTAAGTTATAGATACATTGGTTCTGATGTCAATGTTTTAGAAAATTTAAATTTAATAATACCTGCAAATAAAGTAACCGCTATTGTTGGTACTAGTGGCAGCGGTAAAACTACTTTGATGAAGTTGTTACTTAAATTCTATGAGCCTAATTCTGGAGAAATCTTAGTAGATAAAACTCCGTTAAAAACAATCGCTCAAAAAACTTGGAGGTCACACGTTGGAACAGTAATGCAAGAGGGATATATTTTTAATGATACTATTGCGAATAATATAGCGATTGGAGTTGATATAGTCAAAAAAGAGCGATTGGTTTATGCCGCTGATGTGGCTAATATTAAAAATTTCATCCAAGATTATCCGCTAGGTTATAATACAAAAATAGGAATGGAAGGAGTCGGTATGAGTACAGGTCAAAAACAACGATTACTAATTGCTAGAGCGGTTTATAAAAACCCTGAAATGTTATTTTTTGACGAAGCCACAAGTTCGCTAGATGCTAACAATGAAAAAGAGATTATGCAAAAACTTGGTGTTTTTTTTAAGAACAAAACCGTTGTTGTTATTGCTCACCGATTAAGCACGGTTATGAATGCCGACCAAATTGTGGTGTTAGAAAAAGGAAAGATCATAGAAATTGGCAATCATCAGGAATTGATACAATTGAAAGGAAGTTATTATGAATTAGTGCGAAATCAATTGCAGTTGGGAACGTAG
- a CDS encoding NAD(P)/FAD-dependent oxidoreductase, translating into MNQNFDIIIVGGGAAGFFTAINIVEKNPKIKVAILERGAEVLGKVRVSGGGRCNVTHACFEPNELVKFYPRGEKELRGPFHQFCSGDTIEWFEKHGVELKIEEDGRMFPVSNSSQTIIDCFVKATQKLGISVLTGQSVQSIFKKDNFWKVETQHENYIAEKLVLATGSNPKIWEMLQQKGHAIVSPVPSLFTFNIKDPRIKELPGVAAHVTVKVKDTKLISTGPLLITHWGMSGPAILKLSAWGARILFDKNYQFTIYVNWLNDVDAEDAEKILKTLKQEHAKKAVSKKSPFDFPNRLWESLVLASNVEAETKWADLSKVQLQNLVNQLTNSTFQVNGKSTFKEEFVTAGGIDLKEINFKTMESKLHENLYFVGEIVNIDAITGGFNFQNAWTSGFIVANGI; encoded by the coding sequence ATGAATCAAAATTTTGACATAATCATTGTCGGCGGTGGCGCTGCCGGTTTTTTTACGGCTATCAATATCGTTGAGAAAAACCCTAAAATTAAAGTTGCTATTCTCGAAAGAGGAGCTGAGGTGTTAGGAAAAGTTCGTGTCTCTGGAGGAGGACGCTGTAATGTGACGCATGCCTGTTTTGAACCCAATGAATTAGTGAAATTTTATCCGCGTGGCGAAAAAGAATTGCGTGGTCCTTTTCATCAGTTTTGTTCGGGCGATACAATAGAATGGTTTGAAAAACATGGAGTAGAGTTAAAAATTGAAGAAGATGGACGCATGTTTCCGGTTTCGAATTCTTCGCAAACGATCATTGATTGTTTTGTAAAAGCAACCCAAAAGCTTGGGATTTCTGTGCTCACAGGGCAAAGCGTTCAGTCCATTTTCAAAAAAGATAATTTTTGGAAAGTAGAAACCCAGCATGAAAATTATATTGCCGAGAAATTGGTTCTTGCCACAGGAAGCAATCCTAAAATTTGGGAAATGCTTCAGCAAAAAGGCCATGCCATCGTTAGTCCAGTTCCATCTTTATTTACTTTCAATATAAAAGATCCCCGAATCAAAGAATTGCCAGGCGTAGCGGCTCATGTTACGGTAAAGGTAAAAGATACCAAATTAATTTCTACAGGCCCGTTGTTAATCACGCATTGGGGAATGAGCGGTCCTGCAATCCTGAAATTATCAGCATGGGGAGCGCGAATTTTATTCGATAAAAACTATCAGTTTACCATTTATGTGAATTGGCTCAACGATGTCGATGCCGAAGATGCTGAGAAAATTCTAAAAACCTTGAAACAAGAACATGCCAAAAAAGCGGTTTCCAAAAAATCGCCTTTTGATTTTCCAAACCGTCTTTGGGAAAGTTTGGTTTTAGCATCGAATGTTGAAGCCGAAACCAAATGGGCGGATTTGTCTAAAGTTCAATTACAAAATTTAGTAAATCAATTAACGAATAGCACTTTTCAAGTCAATGGCAAAAGCACATTCAAAGAAGAATTTGTAACCGCTGGCGGAATTGATTTAAAGGAAATCAATTTCAAAACTATGGAAAGCAAACTGCATGAAAATCTTTACTTCGTTGGTGAAATAGTAAATATCGATGCCATTACTGGTGGATTTAATTTCCAAAATGCATGGACAAGCGGGTTCATTGTGGCGAATGGTATTTAG
- a CDS encoding thioredoxin domain-containing protein: MTENFNYLFQYLEKENITIDKQEFEFQIQSHPAYPSLLSIADTLSFFNIDNLATRLEKEQIDVLPTLFIAYLNEELNPPSLFLVEKSGENYLILKDKNTLSRQELEQRWLEIVLLVEKPEIEAIKIEKKNFNRLFFSILILAFGSVLYSLNAAVKDILFLLFPITGILFSVAALKDLFDAKSELLNNFCNMTASTSCATVVGSNKWKIFEIVNFSDLSMVFFGFQFMGLFFSFLTNNTDSFFTLQKILLVFAVPVIFASLYYQKYVEKKWCPLCLVIISIILLELGYLFVLQNVAFAFAVPSILLNGLVFISVLIAWLGLKKLLTNQKKLKEFQFKGSRFMRNYEVFKNTLLASNKTNYEPLSSGNLIVGNENASLKITLVTNPFCGYCKEAHTIIEEILKKHKDSVCVDFRFNFNVEDGNDQFEKVHQKLIRIYFDYGQETFLEALHQWFENKDESQLIVSEKSTITDFKINELLQEQYLMNRANEISFTPALIINQYPYPKMYDREELVYFINDLLEDEF; encoded by the coding sequence ATGACCGAAAATTTTAACTATCTTTTCCAATATTTGGAAAAGGAAAACATAACCATTGACAAACAAGAGTTTGAGTTTCAAATACAGTCGCATCCAGCATATCCATCTTTATTGTCAATTGCTGATACTTTGAGTTTTTTTAACATTGATAATTTGGCAACCCGTTTAGAAAAAGAGCAAATAGATGTTTTGCCAACTCTATTCATAGCCTATCTTAACGAAGAATTAAACCCACCAAGCTTGTTTTTAGTCGAAAAGAGTGGAGAAAATTATTTGATTCTTAAAGATAAAAACACCTTAAGCCGTCAAGAACTAGAACAAAGATGGCTAGAAATTGTGCTTTTGGTTGAAAAACCAGAAATAGAAGCCATTAAAATTGAAAAGAAAAACTTTAATAGGTTATTTTTTTCAATTTTAATTCTTGCTTTTGGCAGTGTTTTATATTCATTAAATGCCGCAGTTAAAGACATCCTATTTTTGTTATTTCCTATAACTGGGATTTTATTTTCTGTAGCCGCCCTCAAAGATTTGTTTGATGCTAAAAGTGAATTGCTCAATAATTTTTGCAATATGACGGCATCTACCAGTTGTGCCACGGTTGTTGGTTCGAATAAATGGAAAATTTTTGAAATCGTCAATTTCAGTGATTTGAGCATGGTTTTTTTTGGTTTTCAATTCATGGGTTTGTTTTTTTCCTTTTTGACGAATAATACTGATAGCTTTTTTACTCTTCAAAAAATACTGCTTGTTTTTGCTGTGCCTGTAATTTTTGCTTCATTATATTACCAAAAATATGTAGAGAAAAAATGGTGTCCCCTCTGCTTGGTCATCATCAGCATCATTCTTTTAGAGTTGGGGTATTTGTTCGTTTTACAAAATGTTGCTTTTGCTTTTGCTGTGCCGTCTATTTTGCTTAACGGCTTGGTTTTTATATCGGTACTCATCGCTTGGCTTGGCTTAAAAAAATTGCTTACAAATCAGAAAAAACTCAAAGAATTTCAGTTTAAAGGCAGTAGGTTTATGCGTAATTATGAGGTTTTCAAGAATACTTTATTAGCTTCGAACAAAACTAATTACGAACCATTATCGTCGGGCAATTTAATAGTTGGCAACGAAAATGCTTCACTGAAAATTACCTTGGTTACCAATCCTTTTTGTGGATATTGTAAAGAAGCCCATACTATTATCGAAGAAATTCTGAAAAAACACAAAGACAGCGTTTGTGTTGATTTTCGTTTTAATTTTAATGTGGAAGATGGTAATGACCAATTTGAGAAAGTACATCAAAAATTAATTCGCATTTATTTTGACTACGGGCAAGAGACGTTCCTGGAAGCACTCCACCAATGGTTTGAAAACAAAGACGAAAGCCAATTGATAGTTTCTGAAAAATCAACAATTACAGATTTTAAAATTAATGAACTATTGCAAGAACAATACTTGATGAACCGAGCCAACGAAATTTCGTTTACTCCAGCCCTTATCATCAATCAGTACCCATATCCCAAAATGTACGACAGAGAAGAGTTGGTCTATTTTATCAACGATTTGCTGGAAGACGAATTTTAA
- a CDS encoding TlpA disulfide reductase family protein: MKFLNLTTYLLVIVVLFNSCSKKEDSGHIEADISKLTTDFDKVVVEKGRYDYDTGKQIYTNDTINTNNGQFDYRYKVNEPQHTAFYLLKKGKRVGKLSFKDEYSKTGTFWGNPLFGNEHIKFFVDSVYKTIEYDGVKNFKIEFDGSEEADIFIKLNHYKMLTAENIKKYSSSYALLNDLFDKRDSYTVEEIKKLSSLFSEDLKNSKTYSLIQTYVKNKLAIEVNGFKSNFNWVNINGKNYNFEQALNGKEKMLLVFWASWCGPCRQEIPELKKFYGQYNDKVSIVNLSIDNDYEWWKKAVDKEKMPWLNLSGLPKNKNGVGTQYNISSVPTMILIDKHGKILKQIVNNDLPAIENLLKEKPLL, encoded by the coding sequence ATGAAATTCCTAAATTTAACGACTTACTTATTAGTAATTGTAGTTCTGTTCAACTCTTGCTCAAAAAAAGAAGATTCCGGTCATATTGAAGCAGACATTAGTAAACTGACCACAGATTTTGATAAAGTGGTTGTAGAAAAAGGGAGGTATGATTACGATACAGGAAAGCAAATATACACAAATGACACAATAAATACTAATAATGGTCAGTTTGACTACCGCTACAAAGTTAACGAACCACAGCATACCGCTTTTTATTTACTTAAAAAAGGCAAAAGGGTGGGAAAGTTATCGTTTAAAGATGAGTATTCTAAAACCGGAACTTTTTGGGGAAATCCCTTATTTGGAAATGAGCATATAAAGTTTTTTGTTGATTCAGTATATAAGACTATTGAATATGATGGAGTTAAAAATTTTAAGATAGAATTTGATGGCTCAGAAGAAGCAGATATATTTATAAAATTAAATCATTACAAAATGCTAACTGCCGAAAACATAAAAAAATATTCTTCTAGTTATGCACTTTTAAATGATTTGTTTGACAAAAGAGATTCATATACTGTTGAAGAAATTAAAAAACTCTCTTCTTTGTTTTCTGAAGATCTTAAAAATTCTAAAACGTATAGTCTTATTCAAACTTATGTTAAGAATAAATTAGCCATAGAAGTAAATGGCTTCAAATCCAACTTCAATTGGGTTAATATAAATGGAAAAAATTACAATTTTGAGCAAGCATTAAACGGCAAAGAAAAGATGCTTTTAGTATTTTGGGCAAGTTGGTGTGGTCCTTGCAGGCAGGAAATACCAGAGCTAAAAAAATTCTATGGACAATATAACGATAAGGTAAGTATTGTGAATTTGAGTATTGATAATGATTACGAATGGTGGAAAAAAGCCGTTGATAAAGAAAAAATGCCTTGGCTCAATCTTTCAGGATTACCAAAAAATAAGAATGGTGTTGGAACGCAGTATAATATATCTAGTGTACCCACTATGATTTTGATAGATAAACATGGTAAAATACTAAAACAAATAGTTAACAATGACCTACCTGCTATTGAAAATCTTCTAAAAGAAAAACCGTTACTCTAA
- a CDS encoding DUF6625 family protein yields the protein MQLTSIAVLTCWYGNYPWYFPYYVHSCSFNPTIDFYIITDNLDEIPNKPDNLIIIHKTLEEIKKMASKKLEFQVSLDYPFKLNDFKPAYGFLFPEIFQGYDYWGQSDLDLIYGDIRGFLTEEMLNSHDYLSMRHDYTTGCFSLYKNNEKMNTFFMKSKDYKSVFSNYESCCFDECSELGYKPLGEGKSIFEFKTDIVSFTHIIKAAVITNEIKAHFDFILFEGNPGKIVFDNGKVIYNKKMEGIMYHLINFKKRRASFNIPKNIPYKYHISPTKIYHSR from the coding sequence ATGCAATTGACATCAATAGCGGTCTTGACGTGTTGGTATGGTAATTACCCTTGGTATTTTCCGTATTACGTGCATTCTTGCTCTTTCAATCCAACGATAGATTTTTATATCATCACGGATAATTTGGACGAAATCCCAAACAAACCTGATAATCTAATAATTATTCATAAAACTCTTGAAGAGATTAAAAAAATGGCTTCCAAAAAATTAGAATTTCAGGTAAGTCTTGATTATCCATTTAAGCTTAATGACTTTAAACCTGCCTACGGTTTTTTGTTCCCCGAAATATTTCAAGGATATGATTACTGGGGGCAAAGTGATTTAGACCTTATTTATGGAGATATCAGAGGTTTTCTAACAGAGGAAATGCTTAACAGTCATGATTATCTTAGTATGCGTCATGATTATACAACGGGTTGTTTTTCGTTGTACAAGAACAATGAAAAAATGAATACTTTCTTTATGAAAAGTAAAGATTATAAATCCGTTTTTTCAAACTACGAATCCTGTTGTTTCGATGAATGTAGTGAGCTTGGCTATAAACCTTTGGGAGAAGGGAAATCAATATTTGAATTTAAAACTGATATTGTAAGCTTTACCCATATAATAAAAGCTGCTGTAATAACAAATGAAATCAAGGCACATTTTGATTTTATTCTTTTTGAAGGCAATCCTGGAAAGATTGTTTTTGATAATGGAAAAGTGATATACAATAAAAAAATGGAAGGCATTATGTATCATCTAATAAACTTTAAGAAAAGGCGTGCCTCTTTCAATATTCCAAAAAACATTCCATATAAGTATCACATAAGTCCAACAAAAATTTATCATTCAAGATAA